A single region of the Macrobrachium rosenbergii isolate ZJJX-2024 chromosome 5, ASM4041242v1, whole genome shotgun sequence genome encodes:
- the LOC136838449 gene encoding uncharacterized protein: MEGLDYLPEDMLFSFSDVTGVLFNKVLGALQESQAEEDQAEGRFIIPFFSGSGGCNDAFSGFGFLAFLLALLDLILELSNDGARRLRRNAADSPPASSPESIFLTNDLKTNPLMEEASAACYSMHRGFLNALAAADGECAKRFLCEGAHEAASQGRQGKMIASVASENAASWLLHENRTRYRDVAEGGFVAVKGRPCATSFSQCFSLPVTYRYPRVYGKHDHHRPRT, encoded by the exons ATGGAAGGACTAGACTACCTCCCAGAGGACATGCTGTTCTCCTTCTCCGACGTGACAGGGGTCTTATTCAACAAGGTGCTTGGCGCTCTTCAGGAGAGCCAGGCAGAAGAAGACCAGGCAGAGGGAAG GTTCATCATTCCCTTCTTCAGCGGATCGGGTGGCTGCAACGACGCCTTCTCAGGATTCGGGTTCCTGGCCTTTTTGCTGGCGCTGCTGGACCTCATTCTGGAGCTGAGCAACGACGGAGCAAGGAGGCTGAGAAGAAATGCTGCCGACAGTCCCCCGGCTTCATCTCCTGAGAGCATCTTCTTGACTAATGATCTGAAG ACGAATCCACTGATGGAGGAGGCATCCGCAGCTTGCTACAGCATGCACAGAGGATTCCTGAATGCCCTGGCAGCTGCCGACGGCGAGTGCGCCAAGCGATTTCTCTGCGAGGGTGCACACGAAGCTGCCTCCCAGGGACGCCAGGGGAAGATGATTGCTTCTGTGGCCAG TGAGAACGCAGCCTCGTGGTTACTTCACGAAAACAGGACGAGATATAGAGACGTCGCCGAAGGTGGTTTTGTCGCCGTGAAGGGACGCCCTTGCGCCACCAGTTTTTCCCAGTGTTTCAGCTTACCTGTGACTTACAGGTATCCCAGGGTGTATGGAAAACACGATCATCATCGACCTAGGACGTAa
- the LOC136838453 gene encoding uncharacterized protein has translation MNNAGGMGGRRALAKRDVRNTSVEGLELCKSELLDFQEAIWAVEALITGVSQAVSNAPPCDRYYLCQTAKETASVGPLASTLAILASEWLDSWPDLEHAHFGEVVRLGVTSRNCAYYSNSSCAIPFPSSTTVSCSSVE, from the exons ATGAACAACGCAGGGGGGATGGGAGGTCGGAGAGCCTTAGCCAAGCGAGACGTCCGGAACACCTCCGTAGAAGGTCTCGAGCTTTGCAAG TCTGAATTACTAGACTTCCAAGAAGCGATATGGGCCGTCGAAGCTCTAATAACGGGCGTCTCGCAGGCCGTTAGTAACGCCCCGCCATGCGACCGTTACTACCTCTGTCAGACCGCGAAGGAAACTGCCTCTGTAGGACCGTTAGCCTCGACTTTGGCGATCTTGGCCAG cgaGTGGCTAGACAGCTGGCCCGACTTGGAGCATGCGCACTTCGGAGAGGTCGTCCGCCTCGGCGTAACTTCGCGCAACTGCGCATATTACAGCAACTCCAGCTGTGCGattcctttcccctcttccaCGACAGTTTCCTGTTCCTCCGTCGAGTAA